From one Leifsonia soli genomic stretch:
- the metG gene encoding methionine--tRNA ligase, with protein MSDGSSFYITTPIFYVNDVPHIGHAYTEVAADVLARWHRQAGDDTWLLTGTDEHGQKILRTATANGTTPKQWADKLVTEEWLPLLDTVDIANDDFIRTTDERHEVNVQKFLQKLYDDGYIYAGEYEALYCVGCEEFKPQSEIVDGTGEYEGQKVCAIHSKPLELLQEKNYFFRMSQFADRLLALYEERPDFVQPESARNEVVSFVRQGLSDLSISRSSFDWGIKVPWDESHVVYVWFDALLNYITAVGYGQDDEEFARRWPANHLVGKDILRFHAVIWPAMLMAAGLEVPKRVFGHGWLLVGGEKMSKSKLTGIAPTQITDTFGSDAFRYYFMRAINFGQDGSFSWEDLAARYQAELANGFGNLASRVVAMVTRYFEGIVPPAGPYRDVDLHVQEVVRTAAADADAAISRLAIHDALTAIWRIVDELNGYITEQEPWALAKDDAQRELLGTVLYTAAEGLRSLAVLLSPVIPAATAKLWEALGVSGELGALTAQPLRSAGEWGQLPAGTEVNGLEALFPRIDAEAGAAV; from the coding sequence ATGTCCGACGGCTCTTCCTTCTACATCACCACGCCGATCTTCTACGTGAATGATGTCCCGCACATCGGGCATGCCTACACGGAGGTCGCGGCCGACGTGCTCGCCCGCTGGCACCGCCAGGCCGGCGACGACACCTGGCTGCTCACCGGCACCGACGAGCACGGCCAGAAGATCCTGCGGACCGCGACCGCCAACGGCACGACGCCGAAGCAGTGGGCCGACAAGCTGGTGACCGAGGAGTGGCTGCCGCTGCTCGACACCGTCGACATCGCCAACGACGACTTCATCCGCACCACCGACGAGCGGCACGAGGTCAACGTCCAGAAGTTCCTGCAGAAGCTCTACGACGACGGCTACATCTACGCCGGCGAGTACGAGGCGCTCTACTGCGTGGGCTGCGAGGAGTTCAAGCCGCAGAGCGAGATCGTCGACGGCACGGGGGAGTACGAGGGCCAGAAGGTCTGCGCCATCCACTCGAAGCCGCTGGAGCTGCTGCAGGAGAAGAACTACTTCTTCCGCATGAGCCAGTTCGCCGACCGTCTGCTGGCGCTCTACGAGGAGCGCCCCGACTTCGTCCAGCCCGAGTCGGCCCGCAACGAGGTGGTCAGCTTCGTGCGGCAGGGCCTGAGCGACCTGTCCATCTCGCGGTCGAGCTTCGACTGGGGCATCAAAGTGCCGTGGGACGAGTCGCACGTCGTGTACGTGTGGTTCGACGCGCTGCTCAACTACATCACCGCCGTCGGCTACGGGCAGGACGACGAGGAGTTCGCCCGCCGCTGGCCGGCGAACCACCTGGTCGGCAAAGACATCCTGCGCTTCCACGCGGTCATCTGGCCCGCCATGCTGATGGCCGCGGGCCTCGAGGTGCCGAAGCGCGTGTTCGGTCACGGCTGGCTGCTCGTGGGCGGCGAGAAGATGTCCAAGTCCAAGCTGACGGGCATCGCGCCGACGCAGATCACCGACACCTTCGGGTCCGACGCGTTCCGCTACTACTTCATGCGCGCCATCAACTTCGGGCAGGACGGCTCGTTCAGCTGGGAGGACCTCGCGGCACGGTACCAGGCCGAGCTCGCCAACGGGTTCGGCAACCTGGCGTCGCGTGTCGTCGCGATGGTGACGCGCTACTTCGAGGGCATCGTGCCGCCGGCCGGCCCGTACCGCGATGTCGACCTGCACGTGCAGGAGGTCGTCCGCACGGCGGCGGCCGACGCCGACGCGGCCATCTCGCGCCTGGCGATCCACGACGCCCTGACGGCGATCTGGCGGATCGTCGACGAGCTGAACGGGTACATCACCGAGCAGGAGCCGTGGGCGCTGGCGAAGGACGACGCCCAGCGCGAGCTGCTCGGCACCGTGCTGTACACGGCGGCCGAAGGGCTGCGGTCCCTCGCGGTACTGCTCTCTCCGGTGATCCCGGCGGCCACCGCCAAGCTGTGGGAGGCGCTCGGCGTCTCCGGCGAGCTGGGCGCGCTCACAGCGCAGCCGCTCCGCAGCGCGGGCGAGTGGGGGCAGCTGCCCGCGGGCACGGAGGTCAACGGACTCGAGGCGCTGTTCCCGCGGATCGACGCGGAGGCGGGCGCCGCGGTATGA
- a CDS encoding CoA-binding protein encodes MTTPTTEATTEATTEVQLANGLSCALPSDSPLAKLLKSQRTWAGPDAKERLKILRGAKSVAIVGASPNPARSSSFVGTYLQQSSDYRLYFVNPNADTILGEKAYPDLASLPEVPDIVDVFRKPADIPAVIDEALAIGAPTVWVQLGIWNQEAAEYGESKGLTVVMDRCMKIEHARFHGGLHLLGFDTGQITARKTLR; translated from the coding sequence ATGACCACTCCCACCACGGAAGCCACCACGGAAGCCACCACTGAGGTCCAGCTCGCGAACGGACTGAGCTGCGCCCTGCCGTCGGACTCCCCCCTCGCGAAGCTCCTGAAGTCGCAGCGCACCTGGGCCGGACCGGACGCCAAGGAGCGCCTGAAGATCCTGCGCGGGGCGAAGTCCGTCGCGATCGTCGGCGCGTCCCCCAACCCGGCCCGGTCGTCCTCCTTCGTCGGCACCTACCTGCAGCAGTCGAGCGACTACCGGCTGTACTTCGTCAACCCGAACGCGGACACCATCCTGGGCGAGAAGGCCTACCCCGACCTCGCGTCGCTGCCCGAGGTGCCGGACATCGTGGATGTGTTCCGCAAGCCCGCCGACATCCCGGCCGTCATCGACGAGGCGCTCGCCATCGGCGCGCCGACCGTGTGGGTGCAGCTGGGCATCTGGAACCAGGAGGCCGCCGAGTACGGCGAGTCGAAGGGCCTGACGGTCGTGATGGACCGCTGCATGAAGATCGAGCACGCCCGCTTCCACGGCGGTCTGCACCTGCTCGGCTTCGACACCGGCCAGATCACCGCGCGCAAGACGCTCCGCTGA
- a CDS encoding O-acetylhomoserine aminocarboxypropyltransferase/cysteine synthase family protein has protein sequence MADREYGFRTRAIHAGNIPDPVTGARALPIYQTSAFVFDDTADAAARFALQKYGNIYSRLANPTVASFEERVASLEGGLGAVATASGLSAQYITFASLVGAGDHIVASANLYGGSITQLDVTLRRFGVETTFVQSADPADYAAAITDRTKLVFAETIANPSGEIADIEGLAEVAHAAGIPLAIDSTIATPYLNRPFEWGADIVIHSATKFLGGHGTTLGGVVVESGRFDWHSSKFPLFGEPVPSYGGLQWSGNFGEYAFLTRLRAEQLRDIGPVLAPHSAFLLAQGVETLPYRIQAHVDNARAVAEWLDADPRIEKVFWAGLPGHPHHDRALKYLPKGPGSVFSFVVKGGREVGQRFIESVNLASHLANIGDAKTLVIHPASTTHAQLTEQQLLDAGVLPGVVRISVGIEDVDDIIYDLDQALTIAVEEANAA, from the coding sequence ATGGCAGATCGCGAATACGGTTTCCGCACGCGGGCGATCCACGCGGGCAACATCCCCGATCCCGTGACGGGAGCGCGCGCGCTGCCGATCTATCAGACCAGCGCGTTCGTGTTCGACGACACGGCGGATGCCGCGGCCCGCTTCGCCCTGCAGAAGTACGGCAACATCTACTCGCGCCTCGCGAACCCGACCGTCGCCTCGTTCGAGGAGCGCGTCGCCAGCCTCGAGGGCGGCCTCGGCGCGGTGGCGACGGCCTCCGGCCTCAGCGCGCAGTACATCACGTTCGCGTCCCTCGTCGGCGCGGGCGACCACATCGTCGCCTCGGCGAACCTGTACGGCGGATCGATCACCCAGCTGGATGTGACCCTGCGGCGCTTCGGCGTCGAGACCACCTTCGTGCAGAGCGCGGACCCGGCCGACTACGCCGCCGCGATCACCGACCGCACGAAGCTGGTGTTCGCCGAGACGATCGCGAACCCGTCCGGCGAGATCGCCGACATCGAAGGGCTGGCGGAGGTCGCGCACGCGGCGGGCATCCCCCTCGCCATCGACTCCACGATCGCGACCCCGTACCTCAACCGGCCGTTCGAGTGGGGCGCCGACATCGTCATCCACTCGGCCACCAAGTTCCTCGGCGGGCACGGCACGACCCTCGGCGGCGTCGTGGTCGAGAGCGGCCGCTTCGACTGGCACTCCTCGAAGTTCCCGCTGTTCGGCGAGCCCGTCCCCTCGTACGGCGGCCTGCAGTGGTCGGGCAACTTCGGCGAGTACGCGTTCCTCACCCGGCTGCGCGCCGAGCAGCTGCGCGACATCGGCCCGGTGCTCGCCCCGCACTCGGCCTTCCTGCTGGCGCAGGGCGTCGAGACGCTGCCCTATCGCATCCAGGCGCACGTCGACAATGCGCGAGCGGTGGCCGAGTGGCTGGATGCCGACCCGCGCATCGAGAAGGTGTTCTGGGCCGGACTGCCCGGGCACCCGCACCACGACCGTGCGCTCAAGTACCTGCCGAAGGGCCCGGGAAGCGTGTTCAGCTTCGTGGTGAAGGGCGGCCGCGAGGTCGGCCAGAGGTTCATCGAGTCGGTGAATCTCGCCAGCCACCTCGCCAACATCGGCGACGCGAAGACGCTGGTGATCCATCCCGCCTCGACGACCCACGCGCAGCTCACCGAGCAGCAGCTGCTCGACGCCGGCGTGCTGCCGGGCGTCGTGCGCATCAGCGTCGGGATCGAAGACGTCGACGACATCATCTACGATCTCGATCAGGCGCTCACGATCGCCGTCGAGGAGGCGAACGCAGCATGA
- the rsmA gene encoding 16S rRNA (adenine(1518)-N(6)/adenine(1519)-N(6))-dimethyltransferase RsmA, with product MSELRLLGPAEIRDLAELLDVTPTKKLGQNFVIDANTVRRIVRVAEVQAGDSVVEIGPGLGSLTLGLLEAGARVVAVEIDGRLAAQLPVTVAQLAPDAAEHLTVVHRDALAITELPVDPVRLVANLPYNVSVPVLLHFLEHFPSLRSGVVMVQAEVGHRIAAQPGSKVYGAPSVKAAWYGTWRTAGSVSRQIFWPVPNVDSVLVAFERRDDAPGDEQLRLRTFALVDAAFQQRRKTLRQALAPVYGDPPSAEAALQAAGISPSLRGEQLALADFARLAAASPA from the coding sequence GTGAGTGAGCTCCGGCTGCTCGGCCCGGCCGAGATCCGCGACCTGGCGGAGCTGCTCGACGTCACTCCGACGAAGAAGCTGGGCCAGAACTTCGTGATCGACGCCAATACGGTCCGGCGGATCGTCCGCGTCGCCGAGGTGCAGGCGGGGGACAGCGTCGTCGAGATCGGCCCCGGCCTCGGATCGCTGACGCTCGGCCTGCTGGAGGCCGGCGCCCGCGTGGTCGCGGTGGAGATCGACGGCCGTCTCGCCGCGCAGCTCCCCGTCACGGTGGCGCAGCTGGCCCCGGACGCCGCCGAGCACCTCACCGTCGTCCACCGCGACGCCCTCGCCATCACCGAACTGCCGGTCGATCCCGTCCGCCTGGTCGCGAACCTCCCGTACAACGTCTCCGTCCCGGTGCTCCTGCACTTCCTGGAGCACTTCCCGAGCCTCCGCTCGGGTGTCGTGATGGTCCAGGCCGAGGTCGGCCACCGGATCGCTGCGCAGCCCGGCTCCAAGGTCTACGGCGCCCCGAGCGTGAAGGCCGCCTGGTACGGCACCTGGCGCACGGCGGGGTCGGTCAGCCGCCAGATCTTCTGGCCGGTGCCGAACGTCGACTCGGTCCTCGTCGCCTTCGAGCGCCGCGACGACGCGCCCGGCGACGAGCAGCTCCGGCTCCGCACCTTCGCCCTCGTCGACGCAGCATTCCAGCAGCGCCGCAAGACGCTGCGCCAGGCCCTCGCCCCCGTCTACGGCGACCCGCCGTCCGCGGAGGCGGCCCTGCAGGCGGCCGGGATCTCCCCGTCGTTGCGCGGTGAGCAGCTCGCGCTGGCCGACTTCGCGCGCCTCGCGGCGGCCAGCCCGGCGTGA
- a CDS encoding phospholipid carrier-dependent glycosyltransferase, whose product MTSAPPTDLPAAHVAAVPVGTRLDDWWARVLGTPGRLRLWMWGAPVAVTLLAAVLRLWNLGQPHALVFDETFYVKDSWTIWNLGYEGSWPDKADARFAAGETQIFDADPSFVAHPPLGKWLIALGMAATGPANSFGWRVSTAIVGTIAVLLVFLIARTLFRSTMLATIAGFLFAIDGHAIVMSRVALLDNFVMFFALLAFCCILLDRRWAADRLAAKVAAARSSGGDPAWGPVLWWRPWLIAAGILCGLCAGVKWTGFYFLAFFAVYTVVVDAVARRREKLPFYASGALLKQAPATFVLMVPLAFVAYVATWTGWILSKDGYYRHWAEAAHAQWTGAFAWVPLWAQNLWYYQTQMYNYSINLHTPHPYQSNPLTWTLMLRPTSMYYVGTTKGKDGCAWDSCSAAITSLGNPLIWWAGTAAILFLLYWLVRTRDWRIGLILTGLAAGYLPWWLYMGRTIFTFYSIAFEPYLILALTAAIAIVLGRRTDPEPRRRRGILWTGVFLAACAVVSAFFWPIWTGQQVPFWFWQIHMWLPSWV is encoded by the coding sequence GTGACCTCTGCTCCTCCGACCGATCTCCCGGCCGCGCACGTCGCCGCGGTCCCCGTCGGCACACGTCTGGACGACTGGTGGGCGCGCGTCCTCGGCACCCCCGGCCGCCTGCGGCTGTGGATGTGGGGCGCACCCGTCGCCGTGACCCTGCTCGCGGCCGTGCTGCGGCTCTGGAACCTCGGCCAGCCGCACGCGCTCGTGTTCGACGAGACCTTCTACGTGAAGGACTCCTGGACCATCTGGAACCTCGGCTACGAGGGCAGCTGGCCCGACAAGGCCGACGCCCGGTTCGCCGCCGGGGAGACGCAGATCTTCGACGCGGACCCGTCGTTCGTCGCGCATCCTCCGCTCGGCAAGTGGCTGATCGCGCTCGGGATGGCCGCCACCGGTCCCGCGAACTCGTTCGGCTGGCGGGTCTCCACCGCGATCGTCGGGACGATCGCGGTCCTGCTCGTCTTCCTCATCGCGCGGACGCTGTTCCGCTCGACGATGCTGGCCACGATCGCCGGGTTCCTGTTCGCGATCGACGGCCACGCCATCGTGATGAGCCGCGTCGCGCTGCTCGACAACTTCGTGATGTTCTTCGCGCTGCTGGCGTTCTGCTGCATCCTGCTCGACCGGCGCTGGGCCGCCGACCGTCTCGCCGCGAAGGTGGCGGCCGCGCGCTCGTCCGGCGGCGACCCGGCGTGGGGGCCCGTGCTGTGGTGGCGGCCGTGGCTGATCGCCGCGGGCATCCTGTGCGGGCTGTGCGCCGGGGTCAAGTGGACGGGCTTCTACTTCCTCGCCTTCTTCGCCGTGTACACGGTGGTGGTGGATGCGGTGGCCCGCCGCCGCGAGAAGCTGCCGTTCTACGCGAGCGGCGCGCTTCTCAAGCAGGCGCCGGCGACCTTCGTCCTCATGGTCCCGCTCGCGTTCGTCGCCTACGTCGCGACCTGGACCGGCTGGATCCTGTCGAAGGACGGCTACTACCGCCACTGGGCGGAGGCCGCGCACGCGCAGTGGACGGGCGCGTTCGCCTGGGTGCCGCTCTGGGCGCAGAACCTCTGGTACTACCAGACGCAGATGTACAACTACAGCATCAACCTGCACACGCCGCACCCGTACCAGTCGAACCCGTTGACGTGGACGCTGATGCTGCGGCCGACCAGCATGTACTACGTCGGGACGACGAAGGGCAAGGACGGCTGCGCGTGGGACTCCTGCTCCGCCGCGATCACCTCGCTCGGCAACCCGCTGATCTGGTGGGCGGGAACGGCGGCGATCCTGTTCCTGCTGTACTGGCTCGTCCGCACCCGCGACTGGCGCATCGGGCTCATCCTCACGGGGCTCGCGGCGGGATACCTGCCGTGGTGGCTGTACATGGGTCGCACCATCTTCACGTTCTATTCGATCGCCTTCGAGCCGTACCTGATCCTCGCGCTCACGGCCGCCATCGCCATCGTGCTCGGCCGGCGGACCGATCCGGAGCCGCGACGGCGGCGCGGCATCCTGTGGACCGGCGTCTTCCTGGCCGCGTGCGCCGTGGTGAGCGCGTTCTTCTGGCCGATCTGGACGGGGCAGCAGGTGCCGTTCTGGTTCTGGCAGATCCACATGTGGCTGCCCAGCTGGGTGTAG
- a CDS encoding S53 family peptidase, translating into MTDAEQPLDLVPLPGSERPERPGFHAHGGLAPDTRVDATLVLRRRAELPESAFAEPLSRDELAERYGASPDDVELVRRTLEGLGVSIDEVDAGARRIRVSGPVQTVARVFGTDLAQSSAEGAGEGAAVYRQRTGGLSIPAALAGVVTAVLGLDDRPQARAQYRYVPAAAVNTSYTPPQLGTVYSFPDGTDGSGQTIAIIELGGGYVQKDLDTYFAGLGIPTPSVRAVGVDGGSNAPDGNPNGADGEVMLDIEVAGALAPKAEIVVYFAPNTDAGFLDAVTTAAHAEPTPAAISISWGQSEDGWTAQARTAFDQALQDAAALGVTTTAAAGDDGSSDRVGDGRPHVDFPASSPHALACGGTRLEADVSTGTVRSEVVWNNGTGGGATGGGVSAVFPLPSWQAGVGVPSGADGTDAGGTRNGAGGRGVPDVSAVADPQTGYRIRVDGQDTVIGGTSAVAPLWAALVARLAQSTGTPLGLLQPRLYDAVPAGQVADGFRDITTGDNGAYRATAGWDACTGLGVPDGARLLTSL; encoded by the coding sequence ATGACCGATGCGGAGCAGCCCCTCGACCTCGTCCCCCTTCCCGGAAGCGAACGGCCGGAGCGCCCGGGCTTCCACGCGCACGGGGGGCTCGCGCCCGACACCCGCGTGGATGCGACGCTCGTGCTGCGCCGCCGCGCCGAGCTCCCCGAGAGCGCCTTCGCCGAGCCGCTCAGCCGGGACGAGCTCGCGGAGCGCTACGGAGCCTCGCCCGACGACGTCGAGCTGGTGCGCCGCACCCTGGAGGGCCTCGGCGTGAGCATCGACGAGGTGGATGCGGGCGCACGGCGCATCCGCGTCTCCGGTCCTGTGCAGACCGTCGCCCGCGTGTTCGGCACCGACCTGGCGCAGTCGAGCGCGGAGGGCGCCGGCGAAGGCGCCGCGGTGTACCGGCAGCGGACGGGCGGCCTCAGCATCCCGGCGGCGCTCGCCGGGGTCGTGACCGCCGTCCTCGGGCTGGACGACCGGCCGCAGGCGCGCGCGCAGTACCGCTACGTGCCCGCCGCGGCGGTCAACACCAGCTACACGCCCCCGCAGCTCGGGACGGTCTACTCCTTCCCCGATGGCACCGACGGCAGCGGTCAGACCATCGCGATCATCGAGCTGGGCGGCGGCTACGTGCAGAAGGACCTCGACACCTACTTCGCCGGACTCGGCATCCCGACCCCGAGCGTCCGCGCGGTGGGGGTCGACGGCGGCTCGAACGCGCCGGACGGCAACCCGAACGGCGCAGACGGCGAGGTCATGCTCGACATCGAGGTGGCGGGGGCGCTGGCCCCGAAGGCGGAGATCGTCGTCTACTTCGCGCCCAACACGGACGCGGGGTTCCTGGACGCGGTGACGACCGCCGCGCACGCGGAGCCGACGCCCGCTGCGATCAGCATCAGCTGGGGGCAGTCGGAGGACGGTTGGACCGCCCAGGCCCGCACGGCGTTCGACCAGGCGCTGCAGGACGCCGCAGCACTCGGCGTGACGACCACGGCCGCGGCGGGCGACGACGGGAGCAGCGACCGCGTCGGTGACGGCCGGCCGCACGTCGACTTCCCCGCCTCCTCGCCGCACGCGCTGGCCTGCGGGGGAACGCGGCTCGAAGCGGACGTCTCGACCGGCACGGTGCGCTCGGAGGTCGTCTGGAACAACGGCACCGGCGGAGGCGCCACCGGAGGAGGCGTGAGCGCCGTCTTCCCGCTGCCGTCCTGGCAGGCGGGCGTCGGGGTGCCGTCCGGTGCGGACGGAACGGACGCGGGCGGCACCAGGAACGGCGCGGGCGGACGCGGCGTGCCGGACGTCTCCGCGGTCGCCGATCCGCAGACGGGCTACCGCATCCGCGTCGACGGCCAGGACACCGTGATCGGCGGCACGAGCGCGGTGGCCCCGCTGTGGGCCGCGCTGGTCGCGCGACTCGCGCAGTCCACCGGCACGCCGCTCGGTCTCCTCCAGCCGCGGCTGTACGACGCGGTGCCGGCCGGGCAGGTCGCGGACGGCTTCCGCGACATCACGACCGGCGACAACGGCGCCTACCGGGCGACGGCGGGGTGGGACGCGTGCACCGGCCTCGGCGTCCCGGACGGCGCGCGGCTGCTGACATCGCTCTAG
- the rsmI gene encoding 16S rRNA (cytidine(1402)-2'-O)-methyltransferase, translating into MIILAATPIGNLGDASRRLIEVLSAATVVAAEDTRVAQRLLAGLGVENRPRLIALHDHNERERAAELVELARDQDVVLLSDAGMPTVSDPGFHLVEAAAAAGVGVTALPGPSAVLTALAVSGLPTDRFTFEGFLPRKQGERLSTLRAVAAEPRTMVFFESPNRLAASLTDIATALGADRRVVVCRELTKLYEEVRRGTAAELAAWAAEGVRGEIVVVVAGAPARAADPETAVQQVLALVAAGSRLKDAAAEVAEATGLGKRDLYQAALERRG; encoded by the coding sequence ATGATCATCCTGGCCGCGACCCCGATCGGTAATCTCGGCGACGCGTCCCGGCGGCTGATCGAGGTGCTGTCGGCGGCGACGGTCGTCGCGGCGGAGGACACCCGGGTCGCGCAGCGCCTGCTGGCCGGTCTCGGCGTCGAGAACCGCCCGAGGCTGATCGCCCTGCACGACCACAACGAGCGCGAGCGCGCGGCCGAACTGGTGGAGCTGGCCCGCGACCAGGACGTCGTGCTGCTCTCCGACGCCGGGATGCCGACGGTGTCCGATCCCGGCTTCCACCTCGTGGAGGCGGCAGCGGCGGCGGGCGTCGGCGTGACGGCGCTGCCCGGGCCGTCCGCCGTGCTGACGGCGCTCGCCGTGTCCGGCCTGCCGACCGACCGCTTCACCTTCGAGGGCTTCCTCCCGCGCAAGCAGGGGGAGCGGCTGTCGACGCTGCGAGCCGTCGCCGCCGAGCCCCGCACCATGGTGTTCTTCGAGTCGCCGAACCGGCTCGCCGCATCCCTGACCGACATCGCGACCGCGCTCGGCGCCGACCGCCGCGTCGTCGTCTGCCGTGAGCTGACGAAGCTCTACGAGGAGGTGCGCCGCGGCACCGCGGCCGAGCTGGCGGCGTGGGCCGCCGAGGGGGTGCGCGGCGAGATCGTCGTGGTCGTTGCCGGCGCGCCCGCGCGGGCGGCGGACCCGGAGACGGCGGTGCAGCAGGTGCTCGCGCTGGTCGCGGCGGGCAGCCGGCTGAAGGATGCGGCCGCCGAGGTCGCCGAGGCCACCGGGCTCGGCAAGCGCGACCTCTACCAGGCGGCGCTCGAGCGGCGCGGCTGA
- a CDS encoding SMR family transporter, translating into MSWIVLIVSGVLEAVWATALGRSAGLTRLWPTVVFVVALVASMAGLAFAMREISTGTAYAVWVGIGAALTVLYAMAFGGDGFSLVKALLIVGLVGCVIGLKLVD; encoded by the coding sequence GTGTCCTGGATCGTCCTCATCGTCTCCGGCGTGCTCGAAGCCGTCTGGGCCACCGCCCTCGGCCGGTCCGCCGGGCTCACCCGGCTCTGGCCGACCGTCGTCTTCGTCGTCGCCCTCGTCGCATCCATGGCCGGGCTGGCCTTCGCGATGCGCGAGATCTCGACGGGCACCGCTTACGCGGTGTGGGTCGGCATCGGCGCCGCCCTCACGGTGCTGTACGCCATGGCGTTCGGCGGAGACGGCTTCTCGCTCGTGAAGGCGCTGCTCATCGTCGGCCTGGTCGGCTGCGTCATCGGGCTGAAGCTGGTCGACTGA
- a CDS encoding TatD family hydrolase, with amino-acid sequence MTDPSFVRQRHVTDGRDLSYPPLPEALTVPVYDNHTHLEMADGAEPLDYREQLDRASSVGVRGVVQVGNDVETSRWSAETAAVEPRMLAAVALHPNDAPDYDERGELDDALAVIAELAGRPRVRAVGETGLDFFRTEEGPRRDAQFRSFEAHIEIAKQNDIALQIHDRDAHAAVVATLKRVGAPERTVFHCFSGDVELARICAENGWYMSFAGTVTFKNAPGLRAALEVAPRHLVMVETDAPFLTPTPFRGRPNAPYLIPYTLRAMAEVMGTDASTLAAQINSNTELVYGRWDSEPVGPPPTRPIGIIA; translated from the coding sequence ATGACGGACCCGTCGTTCGTCCGGCAGCGGCACGTCACCGACGGCCGCGACCTCAGCTATCCTCCGCTGCCCGAGGCGCTCACCGTTCCCGTCTACGACAACCACACGCACCTCGAGATGGCCGACGGCGCGGAGCCGCTCGACTACCGCGAGCAGCTCGACCGCGCGTCGAGCGTCGGCGTGCGCGGCGTCGTGCAGGTGGGCAACGACGTCGAGACCTCCCGCTGGTCGGCGGAGACGGCTGCCGTGGAGCCGCGGATGCTCGCCGCCGTCGCGCTGCACCCGAACGACGCGCCGGACTACGACGAGCGTGGCGAGCTGGACGACGCGCTCGCCGTGATCGCCGAGCTCGCGGGCCGGCCGCGGGTGCGTGCTGTTGGCGAGACCGGCCTCGACTTCTTCCGCACGGAAGAAGGCCCGCGACGCGACGCCCAGTTCCGCTCGTTCGAGGCGCACATCGAGATCGCCAAGCAGAACGACATCGCGCTGCAGATCCACGACCGAGACGCGCACGCCGCCGTCGTCGCCACCCTGAAGCGTGTCGGCGCCCCCGAGCGCACGGTGTTCCACTGCTTCTCGGGCGACGTGGAGCTGGCCCGCATCTGCGCCGAGAACGGCTGGTACATGTCCTTCGCGGGCACCGTCACGTTCAAGAACGCGCCGGGCCTGCGCGCGGCGCTCGAGGTCGCGCCGCGCCACCTGGTGATGGTGGAGACGGACGCCCCGTTCCTCACGCCGACGCCCTTCCGAGGCCGCCCGAACGCGCCGTACCTCATCCCGTACACGCTCCGCGCGATGGCCGAGGTGATGGGGACCGACGCGTCGACCCTGGCCGCGCAGATCAACTCCAACACCGAACTGGTCTACGGCCGCTGGGACAGTGAGCCCGTCGGGCCGCCGCCGACCCGGCCGATCGGGATCATCGCGTGA
- a CDS encoding putative sulfate exporter family transporter, with translation MSTPSPTARTLPWLPGVVACAVAAAVAWGVHWLVPVVPWLTAAVVLGIVVGQLPVARPAVAGRLAPGLSLSAKRLMRIGVVLLGLKLSLGDIAGLGWVAILTTVGVVLLSFAGTFWIGRLMRLPGHQPLLIATGFSICGASAIGAMSGVVKPKDEEAATPVALVTLCGTLAIFVLPLFWHPLGLDARQFGHWVGAGVHDVGQVVATAQLAGARALAVAVVVKLTRVLMLAPVVAVAAVVERRRHVAGDPGVKRPPIVPLFVAGFLLAVLVRTFVPLPSLVTDGADTLQTVLLAMALFGLGTAVRLRTLVGTGWRALVTGLVSWLLIALLALAAVWVSAVA, from the coding sequence GTGAGCACTCCGTCGCCGACCGCCCGAACGCTGCCCTGGCTCCCCGGTGTCGTGGCGTGCGCCGTGGCTGCGGCCGTCGCGTGGGGCGTGCACTGGCTGGTCCCCGTCGTCCCGTGGCTGACGGCGGCCGTTGTGCTCGGGATCGTGGTCGGTCAGCTCCCGGTCGCACGGCCGGCCGTCGCCGGACGCCTGGCCCCCGGTCTGTCCCTGAGCGCCAAACGGCTGATGCGCATCGGCGTCGTCCTGCTCGGACTGAAGCTCAGCCTCGGTGACATCGCCGGGCTCGGCTGGGTCGCCATCCTGACCACCGTCGGCGTCGTGCTGCTCAGTTTCGCCGGAACCTTCTGGATCGGTCGGCTGATGCGCCTCCCCGGTCACCAGCCGCTGCTGATCGCCACCGGCTTCTCCATCTGCGGCGCGTCCGCCATCGGCGCCATGAGCGGGGTCGTGAAGCCCAAGGACGAGGAGGCCGCCACCCCCGTCGCCCTGGTGACCCTGTGCGGAACGCTCGCCATCTTCGTCCTTCCGCTCTTCTGGCATCCGCTCGGATTGGATGCGCGGCAGTTCGGCCACTGGGTGGGCGCCGGCGTCCACGACGTCGGACAGGTCGTCGCGACCGCGCAGCTGGCGGGTGCACGAGCGCTCGCCGTTGCGGTCGTGGTCAAGCTCACCCGCGTGCTGATGCTCGCCCCGGTCGTGGCGGTCGCCGCGGTCGTGGAGCGTCGCCGCCACGTCGCGGGCGACCCGGGCGTGAAGCGCCCGCCCATCGTTCCGCTGTTCGTCGCCGGGTTCCTGCTGGCCGTTCTCGTGCGCACGTTCGTGCCGCTCCCGTCCCTCGTGACGGATGGCGCGGACACCCTCCAGACCGTGCTGCTCGCCATGGCGCTGTTCGGCCTGGGGACGGCGGTGCGCCTCCGCACCCTGGTCGGCACCGGCTGGCGCGCGCTCGTCACGGGCCTGGTGTCCTGGCTGCTGATCGCCCTGCTGGCGCTCGCCGCCGTCTGGGTGTCGGCCGTCGCCTGA